AATCGCGGGTGTCCTCGAACGGCAGACTGCTGCGGTGCGCGCGATTGGCGGCGGAGATGGTAGCGATGGGCGGCTTCTGCTCCATGCCCACAGCCTGCCACTACAACCGGTGCAGTGTGACGTCCTTGAGCGCGCCATTCGCCGCCGTCGCAGTCATATAGGTACAGAACGGCTGGCGTCGCCGGTCGGTGGGTGAGCCCGGGTTCAGCAGGCGCAGCCCGGTCGAGGCGGTGGCGTCCCAGGGGATGTGGCTGTGCCCGAACACCAGCAC
This genomic stretch from Mycolicibacterium fluoranthenivorans harbors:
- a CDS encoding metallophosphoesterase family protein, with protein sequence LACWGNNDGDELRTRLPERADATLEGLRFTVVHETGASAGRDERMARQYPDTDVLVFGHSHIPWDATASTGLRLLNPGSPTDRRRQPFCTYMTATAANGALKDVTLHRL